DNA from Dietzia lutea:
AGCACCCGGCCCTGGACTCGGCCACGGCCGGGTTCAAGGAGGCCTTCTCCGAGGCCGGGGTCGAGGTCGAGTTCGACGAGCAGAACGCCAACGGCGAGCAGGCCACCGCGCTGACCATCGCCCAGCAGTTCGCCGCCGACGACCTGGACCTCACCCTCGCGGTGGCCACGCCGGCCGCTCAGGCGATGGCCCAGAACATCATCAACATCCCGCTGCTGTTCACCGCGGTCACCGACCCGGTCTCGGCCGAGCTGGTCGACTCGATGGAGGAGCCGGGCTCCAACGTCACCGGCACCTCGGACGCCGCGCCCATCTCCGAGCAGCTCGAGCTGCTCAGGGAGCTCGTGCCGGACGCCGAGCGTGTCGGCGTCGTCTACGCCTCCGGCGAGGTCAACTCGCAGGTCCAGGTGGATCAGGCCGAGGAGGCCGCCGGCCCGCTCGGGCTGGAGATCGTCACCCAGACCGTCACCACCGTCAACGAGATCCAGCAGGCCGTCGAGGCGCTGGGTGACGTCGACGCCATCTACGTGCCGACCGACAACATGGTCGTGGCCGGCATCGCCTCGCTCGTCCAGGTCGCCGAGGACAAGCAGATCCCGGTGATCGCCGCTGAGGAGGGCACCGTCGAGGGCGGTGCCGTCGCCACCCTGGGCATCGACTACACCGAGCTGGGCCGCCAGACCGGCGAGATGGCGCTGCGCATCCTGCGCGACGGCGAGGACCCGGCCACCATGCCGGTGGAGACCGCGACCGAGTTCACCTACGTGGTCAACGAGGCCGCCGCCGAGCGTCAGGGCGTGACCATCCCCGAGGACATCCTCGCCGAGGCTGATCGCAAGTGATCGGGGCCGTCGAGGTAGGCCTCATCTACGGGGTCATGGCGTTGGGGGTCTTCCTGACCTTCCGCGTGCTCAACTTCCCCGACCTCACCGTCGACGGCAGTTTCACCACCGGCGCCGCCACCGCAGCGATGGGGCTCCTCGCCGGTTGGAACCCGGTGCTCGCGACCCTCGCGGGTTTCGGCACCGGGTTCCTGGCCGGCA
Protein-coding regions in this window:
- a CDS encoding ABC transporter substrate-binding protein produces the protein MAFTRAKLFTGLVATSALVLAGCSGGGDDAAGDGGESYRIGINQLVQHPALDSATAGFKEAFSEAGVEVEFDEQNANGEQATALTIAQQFAADDLDLTLAVATPAAQAMAQNIINIPLLFTAVTDPVSAELVDSMEEPGSNVTGTSDAAPISEQLELLRELVPDAERVGVVYASGEVNSQVQVDQAEEAAGPLGLEIVTQTVTTVNEIQQAVEALGDVDAIYVPTDNMVVAGIASLVQVAEDKQIPVIAAEEGTVEGGAVATLGIDYTELGRQTGEMALRILRDGEDPATMPVETATEFTYVVNEAAAERQGVTIPEDILAEADRK